The sequence below is a genomic window from Lolium perenne isolate Kyuss_39 chromosome 7, Kyuss_2.0, whole genome shotgun sequence.
ATGTAACGTCTATGTTTTTTTTTCAGCTAAATGTAATGGTTATGTTTCTTACCTGCCCTTCTTTTCTTCAAAATTGTCAGAGAACTACAGAGTTTATAGAACTCGACATATTTTTGCTTAAGATGTGCAGGTCCTAGATGTTAATTACATTGACAACTGTAGATCCCAAGCCATGCTGTTTCATTTGTAGAGATTGAACCGATGTGTAGTTTATTGAAACATTGGGCTTGAGTAGTTTGTAATTTTCTGGTAGTTACAATGAAATGCGTGCAGTATGGAAATTTACTCTTATATTCAGTCTGCAAAATTATTATTTTTTTCTCTTTTGTTGATGTGTTTTGCCATCTAAATGAAAATACCTAGGAAACATTTTTTTAGTTTTTTCACATTTTGGTTCAAGGTTGGAGTTGAGTTTGGATACATGGCCCCACATAGAATTGCAAGCTTACTTAGTTGCTTACTGAATTGACTGTAACAAACTGTTCTGGTCAATTACTAGTAGAATAAATCCACTTAACTTCTTTCAAGATTTGAATAACTGTTTGATGCTATCTTTCTGAAAAATATGTGCTGTAAGCATTTGCATTGTATCCTTGCACCATAAATTTCCAGATATGTTCTGTGGCAACATTTAACTGTTCTTGTAATTAATTTATAATACAGCTGCTAGGATGAGGTTGGCAGCCACTGAGAAAGCTGAAGCGGAGAAGATACTCCAGATCAAGAGAGCTGAAGGTGATGCAGAATCCAAGTATTTAGCTGGTCTGGGAATCGCAAGGCAGCGCCAGGCCATAGTCGATGGGCTGAGAGACAGTGTTCTTGCTTTCTCTGAGAATGTGCCTGGGACCTCTTCCAAGGATGTGATGGACATGGTTCTGGTAACCCAGTATTTTGATACCATGAAAGACATTGGTGCCTCCTCCAAGTCATCAGCGGTGTTCATCCCTCATGGGCCAGGTGCTGTCAGAGACATTGCTGCACAGATCAGAGATGGTCAGCTCCAGGGCAGCATGATTTAGGAGTGTTGGAAAATGGATATTTTCAACTTTCAAAGCAGAAGACCACAGCAGTCTCCATAGCTACATATTTTGTGAGAAACTTagataaatatttatattttgtgAGTACCGACTGCATGCACTGTTAAGAGCAGTTTATTATGTGTGAGGTTGTGCCTAGGTGAATGTTAATATATTTGGATTGTGCCACTCGTTTCTATAAAAATCTCGACTGTGTAATCATTAAGTTTGCCACTATATCTGAATTGAGCATGAAAAATTGTCTCAATTTTTCTTATAGTACTCCAATAGTTCACACGCTGATATCCTtggaatcttgaaggatacgaacTGTCAATGTAAAATTGCTGTGTTTTGAAGCCTCAGTTCCTTAATTTTGCTTGATAAAAAGTTCTTGGACATTTAGATTTCCTGTGAAGTCAAGTCATTTTGTGAACTGCAGCACGATACTGTTGGTACAAGTTGAAAGAACTTTCCCTGGTTCATGCTCTGTTTGGACTCTTGAAAGTTTTGTGTTCCATTCCCACTGCCATGTGACTGGTGAGAAAGGAAATACGAGGTTTCTTATGTAGCACAAAAGCCGAGTTCCATCTTCAGTTGATGTAAAACATATGCATATTATGTTATTCTGGATAATAAACATTCATTCATGTGTAGCAAATCATCACTACGTGATCGTACAATGCTGGATGCGCACACATAGCTCCAGATAGACATACCAAAGTTGCATTCTTGCACCAACTTGCAGAAATGTCACTCGTATTGATTTTCTACGAACTTGTTTGAAAGTTGGAACCTCATCCAGTCATCCGCTCGCGGGTGCCTCTGCTGCTACATTGGCAGCAGCGCCCTCGAGCTCCTGGAGCCGAGTCACAATCTCCTGCTTTTTCGCCTTTAAGTCGTCGATCTTCACATCGATCTTCTCTAGCTTTGCCCTCAGCTTGGTCGCATCAGTCGCCTCCCCAACCTTCTCCTTCTTTTCCTTGGTCTTgtccttcttctctttcttgtcCTTTTTTTCCTTTGCCGGTTTGGCGTCGCCGGTGTGTTCCTTAATGAATAAGAGATGCATGTGTTCATCAGACTTTTTGTACTTTCGTGACATTGCATGTTGCATTACCGTGCGCACATGCATGTTGCATTACCGCCGATTGAAGTGTGATTGTTTAGCATGATTTTTTCTGCTTCGAGTTCCATATGATCAATATTTTCCCTTTATCGGGGGAAAAAAGTTCTAGATGATCACCTTATCCTTTTTCTCCTTGTGGTGAGTTACATCTCCAGCTTCCATCTGCCTTTTGGGACAGCAAGGTGCAATTCAACAAGATCAGCGTTCAAAACGACTCTCATAAGCGACACCATAGTTTCTCAAGCAAGAAATTGAGGGGTCGAGGAAAAAGATCTAACTTGCCTCTGCGAATAACGAAGATTGATTCTGCTTGTTTCTTATGTTGGTGTAAAACTAGCAAAGACTCGACACTTTTGAACCGTAACCAAACATGCTTGCTTGAATTCATCcagttttatacttgccgttgcgTGGAGCAACCTAGTTCTATAATTAGATCTCTCTGGATTAATTTGGGCATGGTTTTTGTTGGATAAGAGTGAACGCCTCTACTTTCAACTAAAAATAGTACCCATATTTCCCTATGCCGAATTAGGGACGTGTTCTTGTTTATTGAAACTTACTCTTTTAAGAGAAGGTTGGGCCGTCTCGCAAGGCCGTGGTGTCATCATAGTTCAACTCTAGCATAGGCCATCGGGTGTGTTTGGTTTAAACATATGTTAATCCAAACTCCTCAAAATTATGCACTCCATCGTCCCAAACTAATCGACATAACTTTGTAAGTTTTTATGACCCATGTTTTGCCTACGTTAGTAACAAGAAAGTAAACTAGCCAAAAAAAAATCGAACTTCAGGCAACTTTATTATTATTGAATGATAACACGATTAGATACAAGTACAGGTTAGAAAAGGGGATCATCAAACCAGAACTCCCGATCACCCTGTGCAGAACCGTGACGAGCAAGGGAATGTGCAGCCTCGTTAGCTTCTGACGGACAATGTTAAGTCATTGCCATCCCTAGCACCATTAGCAGATCATCATCAATTATCACCGCCCTTGAACCGAgtgtctccaacggggcgacgcatttcggatgTCTAAATtatccgcgcgcgtccgttttcATCGCCTGACAGACGTGaaaatgaccgtttttgtccgcgcgtccgtttgcggtcCGACGTATTTGAGCGTCCGTATGAATTGAGATGTtttaaaacaataaaata
It includes:
- the LOC127300833 gene encoding uncharacterized protein, producing the protein MEAGDVTHHKEKKDKEHTGDAKPAKEKKDKKEKKDKTKEKKEKVGEATDATKLRAKLEKIDVKIDDLKAKKQEIVTRLQELEGAAANVAAEAPASG